The stretch of DNA TCCGGTGGTAGAAGCCGCTTCTGTGCTTGCTTTAGAAAACGGAGTTACTTTAAACTGGATTTTACAAACCCTTATTGAAAATACATATTCTTTTAAAGCTGGGCTTGTTTTAATGGGCTATTATAATCCATTTTTACAATATGGGTTGGAAAAGCTCGCCATTGACGCTAAAAAAGCAGGGATAGAAGGTTTTATTATTCCCGACCTACCTTTTGAAGAAGCAGAGAACCTAAGAGATATTTTAAAAAAAGCGGGTATCGCCCTGATTGCTTTGGTTGGAACAAACACCAGCGAAGACAGAATGCGTATGTATGCTAAAAATTCAGAAGGTTATGTTTATGTGGTTTCTGTATTGGGAACAACAGGTGAGCGTAAAACGTTTAACACAAAGGTAGAAGAAACTCTCGCCCGAGCTAAAAAAGTCTTTTATGAAGAACAAAACATTCCCATAACTCTTGGGTTTGGAATTAGCAAACCCGAACAAATTAAAGAGCTTAAAAATATACCGCATGGTATTATTTTTGGTAGTGCTTTATTAAAAGACATAGAAAAAACAGGTAGCACCATAAACTTTATGAAAAATTGGCAATAAATTTAAAAAAACTCAAATAAAATAAGACCATTGCAAACATTAATCTACAATGGTCTTATTTTTTATTCTTGTTACTTCGCTTAATTAAATAATTAATTACACGAACAAGTTACTGTTTTAC from Desulfovibrio litoralis DSM 11393 encodes:
- the trpA gene encoding tryptophan synthase subunit alpha, encoding MHKLQERIEKANAQKRLALIPFITAGYPKKENFLGLLKELDQNGADIIEIGVPFSDPVADGPVVEAASVLALENGVTLNWILQTLIENTYSFKAGLVLMGYYNPFLQYGLEKLAIDAKKAGIEGFIIPDLPFEEAENLRDILKKAGIALIALVGTNTSEDRMRMYAKNSEGYVYVVSVLGTTGERKTFNTKVEETLARAKKVFYEEQNIPITLGFGISKPEQIKELKNIPHGIIFGSALLKDIEKTGSTINFMKNWQ